CATCCACAGCATGAATAACCGGCGTAGGCAAAGGCGGATTAATGGTGTTCAACGCCGCGTGTGCGTTCACGCCCAATTCACACACCATGCCATAGGACTTTCGCTTCGCATCATCAGAAATCTGCGCATCGCGGAATATCGTGTAGATGTCCCGTTCAGTCGGATTTTGCGCAATACCGAGTCTGCCTGGAAACTCCACGGTGATGGCTCTATCGACAGGAAGCTCTGGCAATGCAATCGTTATGGCCAACGTCGCTGGATCGTACGAAGCCTCAACTGCGAAAGGTTCTCCACCGTCCATACGCACAGTCACTGAATCTTCATCCAAACAATCGGCCACGCCACGAACGGTTACGGTCCATTGCCTTGTTTGGGGGACGACCTGTGGTTTCTCCGTCTTCACCGCACCGATGACGAGTTCGGATCGCCTCTCATCGAAAGTGAAGGTGGTACAGGCCGTAATCGCAACTTTTTCTTCGGCACCATCATCCTCAATCATGGTGAACGACCCATCGGCTCCGGGAAACAACATGATTTGCAGCGATTGCGGGTTCATCACCGAATTCAACGGCTCGGATTCCGTTTGCAACGGCACGATCGCGCCAGCATGGACGAATACCGGCATGCCATCGAGTGGACGCCAAACCTCCATCCTTCTACCAGAGACAGGTTCAGACACATAATGACGACCGGTGAAGAAGTCGAACCACATGCCCTGCGGCAGCCACACATCGGCCTTGCCCATTTGCACGCACCGTTCACCCGGCGTAACGATAGGTGCGACCAACAACTCGCTGCCAAACAGGAACTCGTCCGGGAACTGGTAGGCTTCATCCAGCTGAGGATAATGCCAATACAGCGGCTGCACCAATGGTTCCGAATCCCGGGCGGAACGCCAATTCATAGTGTACAGATATGGAATCAACGCATGACGAAGACGCAACGCATGCACCATCGCCGACTCTGTTTCGAGACGGAAGTTCCAAGGCTCCTTGCCTGAGAATGGCGAATCCGTCGAGTGTAGACGATTGATGGGGCTGAATGTCCCCAGCTGATACCAGCGAGCCTCAAGCTCCTCATCTCGATAACCGAGCATATGACCGCCGATATCATGACTCCACCATCCATACCCAATATTCGCAGCGGTGGCTGTGAATTCCGGCTGGAAGCGCAATGATTCCCAAGTCATATGGGTGTCGCCAGAGAAACCAATTGGATAGCGATGCGATCCAGGCCCCGCATAGCGGGAAAAAGTGAGAGGTCGACGGTTTCGTTCCGCATAGGATGAGCCGTCCTGTCTTGCCGACTCCAGATAGTGCAGGTGGTTCAAGCCCCACAACGGATCGAGTCCCGGCTGACGGGTCACACCACCTTGCTGCCAATCAATCCACCAAAAATCGACACCCTCGTCTTCCAACGGATGATGGAGTCTGTCGAAATAGGCTTCCATGAAGCGTGGACTCGTCAGATCGAATTGGACCGCTTCTCCTGTGGATGGATCAATGCCCATGGCTTGGGCCATGGTCTCATACTGATCCTCATACGCTCTGATACCGTCTTTCGGATGTATGTTCAATGTGACGCGCATTCCATGCTCATGCAACCAAGCAAGGAAACGCCGCGGATTAGGGAAGAAGTTCCGGTTCCACGTGTATCCGGTCCAACCGGTTCCGTATTGCCGATCCACATCGTCGACCAGATGCCAATCCATATCGATTACGGCTGTGGTAAATGGAATCCGTTCACTCTCAAATCGCTCGATCAAAGCGCAATATTCGCTCTCGGTATACCGGTGAAAACGACTCCACCAATTGCCGAATGCGAAACGAGGCAGTAGCGGCGTTGCACCCGTTAATCGCATAAAATCACGAACCGCTTCACGGTAACGATGCCCATAGGCGAACAGATAGATATCCGTCGTATGTGTATCTTTGGGAACCACCCAAGTGCCGAATGGGTTGGGTGCACCGTGGACGGCTGGCACCTCGCGAATGAGATTCGCGTCAGAGTCATCGATAATGGCCCAGCCATCCCGACTGTTGACGCCCACTTCTAGAGGAATACGCCCGTTGGCGTTGTCCAATGTGCGAGCGGTTCCGCCAAGATTTCCCCGCTGCTCATCACCGTAATGCCAAGTGTTGTTACCAGAGGGCACCTGTTTGACCGTGGCATACAGGCCCTCTTTGCTGAAAGGACCGCGATTGTACGAGATATGCACGGATGCGGTGTCAATCTCCAACCATCCGTCGCGATCCTGCACCGTATATTGCGGCACTTCGTTGAAATCTCGCACCATTGTCATCTGCGTGGCGTCATCCACAAACACGCCGCTGTCCGACCATTCGAATCGCACCAGCGCGTCGGTGATCAGACCAATACGCCAATGTTCCCCTTGGATAACCGCTCGCGTATCCATATGGGGCTGAATACCTTGCGAGCGCAGCGAAAACTGTCGTGCATCAACCATGTGTTTGCTCCTATTCGAATGGCCAGCTGTCAGCCCTTGACAGCGCCGATCATAACGCCCTTATTGAAATATTTTTGCAGGAACGGGTAGATGATAAGCAGCGGCAAAGTGGAGACCAGAATGATACCAAACTTGATCTGATCGCCCAGATTCTGCGATTGCGCCGCGGACATGCCCGCCGCCCCTTGGTCCGTCTGATTGGCGAGCAGAATATTCTGCAACACCACCTGCAACGGCTGCTTGTCTTGCGTGCGAATATAAATCAAACCGGTGAAATAATCATTCCAGTGACCTACGAAACAGTACAAGCCGATAACCGCGATAATGGCGCTTGACAACGGCAGCACTATCTTCACGAAGAACCCAAAATAGCTGACGCCATCCACACGGGCGGCATCACGAAGTTCCTCCGGGATGGAGCTTTCGAAGAAGGAACGTGCGATGATCATGTTGTATACGCCGAAAGCACCCGGCAGGATGAACACCCACATCGAATCCAAAAGGTTCAGCTGTTTCATCAACAGATAGCTCGGCACCAAGCCTCCGCCGAAGAACATGGTGAAGGTGAACAGGAGCATCAGCACGCGTCTTGGTTTGAATTCCTTGCGGGCACATGCAAACGCCGCCGGGATAGTGACCAGGAGGTTCACAACCGTGCCGACCACGGTGTACAGGATGGTGTTGGCGTATCCCGTCCAGATTCGACTGTCGGCAAGTATCGTCGCATAGGCATCGAAGCTGAAGCCTTTAGGCAGTAATGTGACATTTCCGGTCGCCACATCAGTCGGATCGGAGAACGATGCGATGACGATAAACCAGAGAGGATAGATAATCACCAGTACGATGGCGACGACGATCACCGCGATAACGCCGTCGACAATCCAGTCGGACATTGTTTTCTTTTGACGCACGCGAGGGTTAAAAGGAATGCTTTCGGAACGAGGACGATCTTGCACGGAGGCTTGTGAACTCATGGTGTTCATCCTTTCAGAAGATGCTAGTGTCGCTGGTCTTCTTGGCGATCATGTTGGCAATGATCAGGAAGAAGAAATTCACCACGGAATTGAATAGGCCAATGGCCGTGGAATAGGAGAATTGATTGTCGAGAATACCGATGCGATAGGTGTATGTGGAGATGACCTCGGAAGCGGTGATATTCAGCGTATTTTGCATAAGCCACACTTTTTCGAAGCCAACACCCAGCACCGATCCCATGTTCATGATCAGCAGCACACCAACCGTCGGCATAATCGTAGGGATATCCACATATCGAATGAGCTGCAGCCGACCGGCACCGTCGATTTTCGCAGCCTCGTAAAGCGCCAAATCCACAGAGGAAAGCGCCGCCAGATAGATAATGCAGTTCCACCCCATATGTTGCCAGACCTCAGAAATCCAGTAGATGGGAGTAAACGCACCAGTCTCACCCATAAGCGAGGTGTCACCGAAGAAGCGGCCAAGCAAACCATTGCCGGGAGCCAGAAAAATGTTGATCATCGATACCATGACCACTGTGGAGATGAAATGAGGCATGTAGGTGATGGTTTGCACGAAGCCCTTGATTTTCGCATTACCGATTTGATTAATCAATAAGGCGAGGATGATGGGTGCCACGAACCCGGTGGCCAGCGTCCACAGACTGATGCGGAACGTATTGATGATGATTTCCGTGAACAGCGGATCCTGGAAGAAACGGATGAAATACTTCAGGCCGACGAATTCCCCGCCGGTAAGTCCCTTGCCGATTTCATATTCGCGAAAAGCCAACTGAATGCCATACATTGGCACATAGGCGAAAATCACTACGAAAACAATGGCCGGCAGAACCATGGCCCACAGCTGCCAATACAGGCGGATATGTTCGGCAAGCCCTCTGAGGATGGACTTGGACCGAGCGCGAGATTCATGGTGGTGATGAACGGCTTCTCCTGTTTTCATGGTTGCAGAC
Above is a window of Bifidobacterium eulemuris DNA encoding:
- a CDS encoding glycoside hydrolase family 31 protein, translating into MVDARQFSLRSQGIQPHMDTRAVIQGEHWRIGLITDALVRFEWSDSGVFVDDATQMTMVRDFNEVPQYTVQDRDGWLEIDTASVHISYNRGPFSKEGLYATVKQVPSGNNTWHYGDEQRGNLGGTARTLDNANGRIPLEVGVNSRDGWAIIDDSDANLIREVPAVHGAPNPFGTWVVPKDTHTTDIYLFAYGHRYREAVRDFMRLTGATPLLPRFAFGNWWSRFHRYTESEYCALIERFESERIPFTTAVIDMDWHLVDDVDRQYGTGWTGYTWNRNFFPNPRRFLAWLHEHGMRVTLNIHPKDGIRAYEDQYETMAQAMGIDPSTGEAVQFDLTSPRFMEAYFDRLHHPLEDEGVDFWWIDWQQGGVTRQPGLDPLWGLNHLHYLESARQDGSSYAERNRRPLTFSRYAGPGSHRYPIGFSGDTHMTWESLRFQPEFTATAANIGYGWWSHDIGGHMLGYRDEELEARWYQLGTFSPINRLHSTDSPFSGKEPWNFRLETESAMVHALRLRHALIPYLYTMNWRSARDSEPLVQPLYWHYPQLDEAYQFPDEFLFGSELLVAPIVTPGERCVQMGKADVWLPQGMWFDFFTGRHYVSEPVSGRRMEVWRPLDGMPVFVHAGAIVPLQTESEPLNSVMNPQSLQIMLFPGADGSFTMIEDDGAEEKVAITACTTFTFDERRSELVIGAVKTEKPQVVPQTRQWTVTVRGVADCLDEDSVTVRMDGGEPFAVEASYDPATLAITIALPELPVDRAITVEFPGRLGIAQNPTERDIYTIFRDAQISDDAKRKSYGMVCELGVNAHAALNTINPPLPTPVIHAVDEVLARGYSPQISSI
- a CDS encoding carbohydrate ABC transporter permease; the encoded protein is MSSQASVQDRPRSESIPFNPRVRQKKTMSDWIVDGVIAVIVVAIVLVIIYPLWFIVIASFSDPTDVATGNVTLLPKGFSFDAYATILADSRIWTGYANTILYTVVGTVVNLLVTIPAAFACARKEFKPRRVLMLLFTFTMFFGGGLVPSYLLMKQLNLLDSMWVFILPGAFGVYNMIIARSFFESSIPEELRDAARVDGVSYFGFFVKIVLPLSSAIIAVIGLYCFVGHWNDYFTGLIYIRTQDKQPLQVVLQNILLANQTDQGAAGMSAAQSQNLGDQIKFGIILVSTLPLLIIYPFLQKYFNKGVMIGAVKG
- a CDS encoding ABC transporter permease: MSATMKTGEAVHHHHESRARSKSILRGLAEHIRLYWQLWAMVLPAIVFVVIFAYVPMYGIQLAFREYEIGKGLTGGEFVGLKYFIRFFQDPLFTEIIINTFRISLWTLATGFVAPIILALLINQIGNAKIKGFVQTITYMPHFISTVVMVSMINIFLAPGNGLLGRFFGDTSLMGETGAFTPIYWISEVWQHMGWNCIIYLAALSSVDLALYEAAKIDGAGRLQLIRYVDIPTIMPTVGVLLIMNMGSVLGVGFEKVWLMQNTLNITASEVISTYTYRIGILDNQFSYSTAIGLFNSVVNFFFLIIANMIAKKTSDTSIF